A genomic window from Serratia liquefaciens includes:
- a CDS encoding TerC family protein — translation MEFLMDPSIWAGLLTLIVLEIVLGIDNLVFIAILADKLPPKQRDKARILGLSLALFMRLGLLSVISWMVTLTTPLFSVADFSFSGRDLILLFGGVFLLFKATMELHERLEGQTHQDGANRGYAKFWAVVVQIVILDAVFSLDAVITAVGMVNDLPVMMTAVVIAMVVMLVASKPLTNFVNAHPTIVVLCLSFLLMIGLSLIAEGFGMHIPKGYLYAAIGFSILIELFNQIARRNFIKHQAHRPMRERTAEAIMRLMGQQRAQQTDEAAPLPVNETFAEEERYMISGVLTLASRSLRSVMTPRTEISWVDCDRSREEVREQLLDTPHSLFPVCRDSLDEIIGVVRAKDLLVAVEQGEDIAEFAARTPPIVVPETMDVINLLAVLRRAKGRLVVVTNEFGVVQGLVTPLDVLEAIAGEFPDEDETPDIVVEANSWLVKGGADMHSLEQALNCEDLVSPTADYATLAGFLLAHYGQMPVVGDVVELNRLRFEVIEVSEYRIELVRITKVEPHDEEHQ, via the coding sequence ATGGAATTTTTAATGGACCCCTCAATTTGGGCTGGGTTACTGACACTGATCGTGTTGGAAATTGTACTGGGCATCGACAACCTGGTGTTTATCGCCATTCTGGCCGATAAGCTGCCGCCGAAGCAGCGTGATAAAGCGCGTATCCTCGGATTGTCGCTGGCGCTGTTTATGCGTTTGGGCCTGCTGTCGGTGATTTCCTGGATGGTTACGCTGACCACGCCGCTGTTTAGCGTCGCGGACTTCAGCTTCTCCGGCCGCGATCTGATCCTGCTGTTCGGTGGTGTGTTCCTGTTGTTCAAGGCCACCATGGAGTTGCACGAACGGCTGGAAGGGCAGACGCATCAGGATGGCGCCAACCGCGGTTACGCCAAGTTCTGGGCGGTGGTGGTGCAAATTGTGATCCTTGACGCAGTGTTCTCGCTCGACGCGGTGATTACCGCCGTGGGGATGGTGAACGACCTGCCGGTGATGATGACCGCCGTGGTTATCGCTATGGTGGTGATGTTGGTGGCCTCCAAACCGCTGACTAACTTCGTGAATGCGCATCCGACTATCGTGGTGCTGTGTCTGAGCTTCCTGTTGATGATCGGCCTGAGCCTGATCGCCGAAGGCTTTGGCATGCATATTCCGAAAGGTTATCTGTACGCTGCGATTGGCTTCTCGATCCTGATTGAGCTGTTTAACCAAATCGCGCGCCGTAACTTTATCAAGCACCAGGCACATCGCCCGATGCGTGAACGTACCGCTGAGGCGATCATGCGCCTGATGGGCCAACAGCGGGCGCAGCAGACGGATGAAGCGGCACCGTTGCCGGTGAATGAAACCTTCGCGGAAGAAGAGCGCTATATGATCAGCGGCGTGTTGACGCTGGCTTCGCGTTCCCTGCGTAGCGTGATGACTCCGCGCACCGAAATTTCATGGGTGGATTGCGATCGTTCCCGCGAAGAGGTACGCGAACAGCTGTTGGATACCCCACACAGCCTGTTCCCGGTTTGCCGTGATTCTCTGGATGAAATTATCGGCGTGGTTCGCGCCAAGGATCTGCTGGTGGCGGTAGAACAGGGCGAAGATATCGCCGAGTTCGCTGCGCGCACGCCGCCGATCGTGGTGCCGGAAACCATGGACGTGATTAATCTGCTGGCAGTGCTGCGTCGTGCCAAAGGGCGACTGGTGGTAGTCACCAATGAGTTCGGCGTGGTGCAGGGGCTGGTGACGCCTTTGGACGTGCTGGAAGCCATTGCCGGTGAGTTCCCCGATGAGGACGAAACGCCGGATATCGTGGTGGAAGCCAACAGCTGGCTGGTAAAAGGCGGTGCCGATATGCACTCGCTGGAGCAGGCGTTGAACTGCGAAGATCTGGTCAGCCCGACGGCGGATTACGCCACCTTGGCGGGGTTCCTGCTGGCCCATTACGGCCAAATGCCGGTGGTGGGTGACGTGGTGGAGCTGAACCGGCTGCGGTTCGAAGTCATTGAGGTGTCAGAGTACCGCATTGAGCTGGTGCGCATCACCAAAGTGGAGCCTCACGACGAGGAACATCAGTAA